A DNA window from Naumovozyma dairenensis CBS 421 chromosome 7, complete genome contains the following coding sequences:
- the NDAI0G03460 gene encoding uncharacterized protein: MNTKLAFLLTALFSAYCVASFPVHNDYTHPHIVELTVIFEDIKTHLNDYIPLCFLPGTGFSLFNIQKGILDITIALSILTESAISAVCRDIDYALIHACIIKLPWYAHRLEPAINAALQG, encoded by the coding sequence atgaacaCCAAATTAGCTTTTTTGTTAACTGCTTTATTCTCCGCTTACTGTGTGGCTTCCTTCCCAGTCCACAACGATTACACTCACCCTCATATCGTTGAATTGACTGTCATTTTTGAAGACATCAAAACCCATCTAAATGATTACATTCCTTTATGTTTCTTACCAGGTACTGGTTTCTCCTTATTCAACATCCAAAAAGGTATTTTAGACATTACTATTGCTTTGTCCATCCTTACTGAATCTGCCATTTCTGCTGTTTGTCGTGATATTGATTATGCCTTGATTCATGCTTGTATCATCAAATTGCCATGGTATGCTCATAGATTAGAACCAGCTATTAACGCTGCTTTGCAAGGTTAA